A DNA window from Corynebacterium ciconiae DSM 44920 contains the following coding sequences:
- a CDS encoding AMP-binding protein produces MSLAHTSPLLEGVAGTYRSTDVALRTPSATMSYRELEEATQQRAEEFRRAYEPGTLLHLAFRPTKEAIVSYLAALAAKMPLLVTADTARAGAASPTSDPDGPYADILRTYRPAASIDPLTGRVQPRNEQPGEPVHPDIAVLLSTSGSTGSKKLVKLSLDNLRANAQAIVRGLGLTSTDCAITLLPLHYSFGLSVLNSHLACGASIAVEECSVADPSFAEVLQRYGVSNVGVVPHMLQVLRTADGGRCLAGLRLVYQAGGKLDTADVQWWHRYLDEHGTDFRVMYGQTEATARMSIMPRQLMASHPDAVGAPLVGHSMRISDTGELVFSGPSVMLGYAEHPDDLNTGRTIHELYTGDLGELVPVDASGADVLLRITGRASDFVKLAGLRISCEQIRGWLAQQGIAACVTGDDSALRVAVDEQTSQSSPDAGAITEQLCARTGLTPAFIRVVVLPEFPLLDNGKLDRRRCAELADAAVYAQPHDQAHAQPNEQARTAGAAQQPAPAATEQVIASIAHALGTVPSAVRRDVSFVDNGGSSLSFVPVAMAFARAGVDVPTGWHHIPLADLLNAPNASSRSTVAPPELSEAEGGATKRGALTPSRAPRNAEKSQPRVMWLDSSLVLRAICAMTIVMTHATPYTFMMGGAHSLLVIAGVALGTFGLTVASSATRLRATARSLVAVVVPTVLVVLVGMAVTGRYGVSNLLFIHWWRPSEGASGSLWFIESYVLGMLVIMGLLAIPALYSRYRHAPFLSACVLTGVLLVWRFAVGAWDITQTRFEPPGVVWFIAAGIMISQARSRRQKLIAAAIVVAGSITLFEYATQWVYVVLVCAILLSEVRLPVPRLLVRPVGLIASASLYIYLIQFDILDQPVTEFITVPLSLIAGIALWKASTSMVAWLAQRRMV; encoded by the coding sequence GTGTCCCTCGCGCACACTTCGCCGCTGCTAGAAGGGGTGGCCGGAACGTATCGCTCCACGGATGTTGCCCTGCGCACACCCTCGGCGACGATGAGCTATCGCGAACTCGAAGAGGCTACCCAACAGCGTGCGGAGGAGTTCAGGCGGGCGTATGAACCTGGCACGCTGCTGCACCTCGCTTTTCGGCCTACCAAAGAAGCCATCGTGTCCTATCTCGCGGCACTAGCTGCGAAGATGCCGCTGCTAGTGACCGCAGACACCGCGAGGGCAGGCGCAGCTAGCCCAACGAGTGACCCCGATGGCCCCTATGCGGATATTTTGCGCACTTACCGTCCAGCGGCCAGTATCGATCCGCTCACAGGCCGAGTGCAGCCGCGGAATGAGCAGCCGGGTGAGCCTGTGCATCCCGATATCGCGGTGCTGTTGTCTACCTCCGGCTCCACGGGGTCGAAAAAGCTGGTGAAGCTGAGCCTAGACAATCTGCGGGCAAACGCTCAGGCGATTGTGCGGGGCTTGGGCCTCACTTCCACAGATTGCGCGATCACACTGCTGCCATTGCATTACTCCTTCGGGCTGTCTGTGCTGAATTCCCATCTAGCGTGCGGAGCCAGCATCGCCGTGGAAGAGTGTTCGGTGGCGGATCCGAGCTTCGCTGAGGTGCTGCAGCGCTATGGAGTGAGCAACGTAGGGGTAGTGCCGCACATGTTGCAGGTGCTCCGCACCGCCGACGGTGGTCGCTGCCTGGCTGGGCTGCGGTTGGTGTATCAAGCCGGCGGGAAACTTGATACAGCAGACGTGCAGTGGTGGCACCGCTATTTGGACGAGCACGGCACGGATTTTCGGGTGATGTACGGCCAAACTGAGGCCACCGCCCGCATGAGCATCATGCCTCGCCAGCTCATGGCGTCTCACCCCGATGCGGTCGGTGCTCCCTTGGTTGGACACAGCATGCGCATCAGCGACACCGGTGAACTCGTTTTCAGCGGCCCCTCGGTGATGCTTGGCTACGCTGAACACCCCGACGATCTGAACACTGGGCGCACGATCCATGAGCTGTACACCGGCGATCTCGGAGAGCTCGTGCCGGTGGATGCCTCCGGCGCGGATGTGCTGTTACGCATCACAGGCCGCGCCTCTGACTTTGTGAAGCTAGCGGGCCTGCGCATCTCATGTGAACAGATCCGAGGGTGGTTGGCGCAGCAGGGAATCGCCGCGTGCGTCACCGGTGATGATTCCGCCCTGCGCGTTGCTGTGGACGAGCAGACTTCCCAGAGCTCACCTGATGCCGGCGCGATCACAGAGCAGCTGTGCGCCCGCACCGGTCTGACACCGGCGTTTATCCGGGTGGTAGTTCTGCCCGAGTTTCCGCTGCTCGATAACGGCAAGCTGGATCGTCGCCGCTGCGCCGAGTTAGCAGACGCCGCCGTGTACGCCCAGCCGCACGACCAAGCTCATGCGCAACCGAACGAACAGGCGCGCACTGCCGGGGCGGCACAGCAGCCTGCTCCGGCGGCGACCGAGCAGGTGATAGCTAGTATCGCCCACGCACTGGGAACCGTGCCGAGCGCGGTGCGTCGCGATGTGTCGTTTGTGGATAATGGCGGCAGTTCCTTGAGTTTCGTGCCGGTTGCCATGGCCTTTGCCCGCGCCGGGGTGGACGTGCCCACCGGCTGGCATCACATTCCGCTCGCGGACTTGTTGAACGCCCCCAACGCGTCTAGCCGCTCAACGGTGGCGCCCCCAGAGCTCAGTGAGGCAGAAGGCGGAGCCACGAAACGCGGCGCCCTCACGCCATCTCGCGCACCGCGAAACGCTGAAAAGTCCCAGCCCCGTGTGATGTGGCTGGATTCTTCCTTGGTGTTGCGCGCGATCTGCGCGATGACGATCGTGATGACACACGCCACCCCCTACACCTTCATGATGGGAGGGGCCCACTCTCTGCTGGTGATCGCCGGAGTGGCGCTGGGTACATTCGGGTTGACGGTGGCGAGTTCGGCTACACGGCTTCGGGCCACGGCGCGCTCGTTGGTGGCGGTGGTGGTGCCCACAGTGCTGGTGGTGCTGGTAGGCATGGCCGTCACCGGCAGATACGGTGTGAGTAACCTGCTGTTTATCCATTGGTGGCGCCCGAGCGAAGGGGCCAGCGGCTCGCTCTGGTTTATTGAATCCTACGTGTTGGGCATGCTGGTGATCATGGGGCTGCTAGCCATTCCTGCGCTGTATAGCCGCTATCGCCACGCCCCGTTCCTGAGTGCCTGCGTACTCACCGGTGTGCTGTTGGTGTGGCGTTTCGCTGTGGGGGCCTGGGACATTACCCAAACCCGCTTCGAGCCGCCGGGGGTGGTGTGGTTCATCGCCGCCGGAATCATGATCTCCCAGGCCCGCAGCCGCCGGCAGAAACTCATTGCCGCAGCCATTGTGGTGGCTGGATCGATCACCCTATTCGAGTACGCCACCCAATGGGTGTATGTGGTGCTGGTGTGCGCGATTCTGCTCTCTGAGGTGCGGCTGCCGGTGCCCCGGCTTCTCGTGCGCCCGGTCGGGTTGATTGCCTCGGCGTCGCTGTATATCTACCTGATCCAATTCGATATTCTCGATCAGCCAGTGACCGAGTTCATCACGGTACCGCTGTCTCTTATCGCTGGAATCGCGCTGTGGAAGGCGTCGACAAGCATGGTGGCGTGGCTCGCGCAGCGGCGCATGGTGTAA
- a CDS encoding bile acid:sodium symporter family protein, with protein sequence MTLDSRDRDAQAVAAEERSAAIAVWAFPAFILAGAVLSFLFPEPVQPIAAYITPALTFIMFCMGLTLTIPDVKEVARRPWPIGIGVVAQFVIMPLVAVAVARVLGLNPALAVGLLMLGSVPGGTASNVVAYLAKGDVALSVAMTSVSTLLSPLVTPIIMLTLANADTPVDGSGIAWMLAQTVLLPVIGGLLIRVFFNKWVDRVLPVLPWLSILGIGVVVFPSVAKASEKLVDVGLIVFVAVVLHNALGYILGYLSARVMNMPQAACRTTAIEVATQSAGLASGMSAKFFSPEAAIPGAIAAVWHNVAGALFAFAVRKFSQPSR encoded by the coding sequence ATGACTCTAGATTCACGTGATAGGGATGCACAGGCGGTGGCCGCGGAGGAGCGCTCTGCCGCTATTGCCGTGTGGGCGTTTCCTGCGTTCATTCTGGCGGGGGCAGTATTATCCTTCCTTTTTCCCGAGCCAGTGCAGCCGATCGCCGCATATATCACCCCCGCGCTGACCTTCATCATGTTCTGCATGGGTCTCACCCTGACCATCCCCGATGTGAAAGAGGTGGCGCGACGTCCCTGGCCCATCGGGATTGGCGTGGTGGCGCAATTTGTGATCATGCCGCTGGTCGCCGTGGCTGTGGCGCGGGTGTTAGGGCTCAACCCGGCGCTCGCAGTGGGGTTGCTGATGCTCGGATCGGTGCCGGGAGGCACCGCGTCGAACGTTGTGGCCTATCTGGCAAAGGGGGATGTGGCCCTCTCTGTGGCGATGACCTCAGTTTCCACCCTGCTCTCCCCACTGGTTACGCCGATTATCATGCTTACCTTGGCAAACGCTGATACTCCCGTGGATGGATCTGGGATTGCGTGGATGCTCGCGCAGACCGTTCTTCTTCCCGTTATCGGCGGGCTGCTCATTCGGGTCTTCTTCAATAAGTGGGTCGACCGCGTCCTGCCGGTACTGCCGTGGCTGTCGATCCTCGGCATCGGGGTGGTGGTGTTTCCGTCCGTGGCCAAAGCCTCTGAGAAGCTGGTGGACGTTGGCCTCATTGTGTTTGTGGCGGTCGTGCTGCACAACGCGCTGGGCTACATTCTTGGCTATCTTTCGGCGCGGGTGATGAATATGCCGCAGGCTGCATGCCGAACCACCGCGATCGAGGTTGCCACGCAGTCCGCGGGGCTCGCGTCAGGGATGTCAGCTAAGTTCTTCTCCCCGGAGGCGGCAATTCCAGGAGCTATCGCGGCAGTGTGGCACAACGTCGCTGGCGCACTATTCGCCTTTGCCGTGCGCAAGTTCTCGCAGCCTAGTCGCTAG
- a CDS encoding ABC transporter ATP-binding protein, which translates to MNPSSSTPTQPTESSIRAEDLTVRYTRRGEAVIEGLNLTIGPGVTALIGPNGCGKSTLLRTLSRLIRPSGGAVWVDGHQLARLSKKSAARLVAVLGQHGATSSGMTVRDVVSKGRYPYQGLFQPQTHTDMRAVDEALEHCGITQFADHAVDALSGGQKQRAWIAMTLAQTTPIVFLDEPTSYLDIGAEQRVLELISAIAARGIRVIVVLHDVNSAAQVADTVVVMRRGQIIASGPCQEVLTSELHRSVFGLECHFLHARNRTALMPHLGAGVAAPREAAPPAALSAREIRTGYGDTTVSDGLSMEIPQGMITGVIGPNGCGKSTLVRTLTGIVAPQAGTVECATTAGVSTVHALSAQQRGRHIAVLAQHATALEGFSVEDVVSAGRHPHRRRLHSWSSEDEQAVEEALALADIVPLRHRPLGHLSGGQQQRVWLARALAQDTPVLVLDEPTTYLDRTHQVALMEAVAERNATTGVTVLMVLHDINLAARYCHHMIAMNDGQIVAKGRPSEVLTAERIAELYGAEVDIHHVDDSPVVVPVSSRAEERTTISELRA; encoded by the coding sequence ATGAATCCCTCCTCATCCACTCCCACCCAGCCGACGGAGTCAAGCATTCGAGCCGAGGACCTCACAGTGCGCTATACCCGCCGCGGCGAGGCTGTGATTGAGGGGCTGAATCTCACCATTGGTCCGGGCGTCACGGCACTCATCGGGCCGAATGGTTGCGGAAAATCCACACTGTTGCGCACGCTATCGCGGCTTATCCGCCCGAGCGGGGGCGCGGTGTGGGTTGATGGTCATCAGCTTGCGCGCCTGTCGAAGAAAAGCGCCGCGCGCTTAGTGGCGGTGCTTGGCCAGCATGGGGCCACGAGTAGCGGAATGACCGTTCGGGACGTGGTATCCAAAGGGCGGTACCCCTATCAGGGCCTCTTTCAGCCGCAGACACATACGGACATGCGCGCCGTGGATGAGGCGCTCGAACACTGTGGGATCACCCAGTTTGCCGATCATGCTGTGGATGCTCTGTCGGGCGGGCAGAAGCAGCGCGCATGGATAGCCATGACCCTCGCGCAGACCACCCCGATTGTGTTTCTCGATGAGCCCACCAGCTACCTCGATATCGGCGCGGAACAGCGGGTACTCGAGCTCATATCGGCGATAGCAGCGCGCGGTATCCGAGTGATCGTCGTGCTTCACGACGTCAACTCTGCAGCACAGGTCGCCGACACGGTCGTGGTGATGCGCCGCGGTCAGATCATCGCCTCGGGCCCATGCCAAGAGGTACTCACGAGCGAGCTTCATCGCAGTGTCTTCGGCCTCGAGTGCCACTTTCTTCACGCTCGGAATCGGACGGCACTTATGCCACACCTCGGAGCTGGTGTTGCCGCCCCGCGCGAGGCCGCGCCACCGGCGGCTCTGAGCGCTCGCGAGATACGCACGGGGTATGGGGATACCACGGTCTCCGATGGGCTTTCGATGGAGATTCCCCAAGGCATGATCACCGGAGTGATCGGCCCTAATGGCTGTGGAAAGTCCACACTGGTGCGCACTCTCACGGGCATCGTGGCCCCACAGGCGGGCACTGTTGAGTGTGCGACGACGGCTGGAGTGAGCACCGTGCATGCCCTGAGTGCCCAGCAACGAGGACGCCACATTGCTGTACTGGCGCAGCATGCCACGGCCCTGGAAGGGTTTTCTGTGGAGGATGTGGTGAGTGCGGGGCGGCATCCACACCGCCGCCGGCTGCATTCTTGGAGTAGCGAGGATGAACAGGCCGTGGAGGAGGCACTCGCTTTGGCGGATATTGTGCCGCTTCGACATCGGCCGCTGGGGCATCTCTCGGGAGGTCAACAGCAACGCGTGTGGCTCGCCCGTGCTTTGGCTCAAGACACTCCGGTGCTCGTTCTCGACGAACCAACAACCTATCTTGATCGAACGCATCAAGTAGCTCTCATGGAGGCTGTGGCCGAGCGTAATGCCACGACCGGCGTGACCGTGCTGATGGTGCTGCACGATATCAACCTCGCTGCCCGGTATTGCCACCACATGATCGCCATGAACGATGGGCAGATCGTGGCGAAGGGACGCCCCTCGGAGGTGCTCACTGCGGAACGTATCGCTGAGCTCTACGGGGCGGAGGTGGATATTCACCACGTCGATGATTCTCCGGTAGTGGTGCCGGTGTCCTCGAGAGCGGAAGAGCGTACGACTATAAGCGAGCTGCGGGCCTAG
- a CDS encoding FecCD family ABC transporter permease — MRIHVPTLLILAGAVVLGLGLALLAMTMGDMPVALNDVITALWSRADPHTEFVVFHLRLPRLLLGFLVGMALAISGALFQGVTRNDLVAPDIIGVTSGAGAAGFVWILITRNVAGLPYVVFLGAVGTTAVVYLLAKRQQLDPNRLVLVGIGVQTFLTAIEAYLVRRFPIKDVIWADNLLIGSLSRARWSDVTLIAVGLALAVPVVLWHSRSMRIIALGEDCAATSGVNVGRVRLVLIALGCWLAALAVSVAGLIGFVALVVPHIVRLMVGQVTGLSVLLTGVCGGVLTMLADVIGANIFPVAVPVSVIIAAIGAPYFLIVFTLFQRKRA; from the coding sequence ATGCGCATCCATGTGCCCACTCTGCTCATTCTGGCCGGCGCAGTGGTGCTGGGTCTTGGGCTGGCTCTTCTGGCAATGACCATGGGGGATATGCCGGTCGCACTCAATGATGTGATCACCGCGCTATGGTCGCGCGCGGATCCGCATACAGAGTTTGTGGTGTTTCATCTCCGCTTGCCGCGCTTACTTCTCGGTTTCCTGGTGGGCATGGCCCTGGCTATCTCGGGGGCGCTGTTTCAAGGTGTCACCCGTAATGATTTGGTTGCCCCAGACATCATCGGAGTCACCTCGGGTGCGGGCGCGGCGGGGTTTGTGTGGATCCTGATCACACGAAATGTCGCAGGGCTTCCCTATGTGGTGTTTCTTGGGGCGGTGGGCACGACCGCGGTGGTGTATCTCTTGGCCAAGCGGCAACAGCTCGATCCCAATCGTTTGGTTCTCGTAGGAATCGGTGTGCAGACCTTCCTCACGGCCATTGAGGCGTACTTGGTTCGGCGTTTTCCTATCAAGGATGTGATCTGGGCCGATAACCTCCTCATCGGCTCGCTCTCTCGTGCGCGCTGGTCCGATGTCACCCTCATCGCTGTGGGGTTGGCGCTCGCGGTGCCAGTGGTGCTGTGGCATAGCCGGTCGATGCGCATCATCGCTCTAGGCGAAGACTGCGCTGCGACCAGCGGCGTGAATGTGGGGCGGGTGCGCCTCGTGCTTATCGCCTTGGGCTGCTGGCTGGCTGCCCTAGCGGTCAGTGTTGCAGGGCTGATCGGCTTTGTGGCACTCGTCGTGCCGCATATCGTGCGGCTCATGGTGGGGCAGGTGACTGGACTCTCGGTTCTTCTCACTGGGGTGTGCGGCGGGGTGCTCACCATGCTTGCCGACGTCATCGGGGCCAATATTTTCCCCGTTGCCGTCCCCGTGAGCGTGATTATTGCCGCTATCGGGGCGCCCTACTTCCTCATCGTATTCACTCTGTTTCAAAGGAAGCGTGCATGA
- a CDS encoding FecCD family ABC transporter permease gives MLLCTAVVAVASVSVGSVAIAPSQILAAFAHHDPQNYNHTVVTDMRIPRTLIALLVGATLGVAGAVMQAVTRNPLADPFVLGVSSGAGCGITAAVFFFGAESPQQFTLMAILGALGSGLLVILIGQGTRGNSSPVRLVLAGMIGGTVMSTWTSIMVFSDERTRETVRYIMVGGVGGRRIQDFPLAIALCVVGIVACCVLARSVGMLAMGEDVASAAGVHTARTRLIASFVVVMMAGASVAICGPIGFVGFAVPHIVRPLVQGSVEWGIVLSAGVGACLLVAADIVGRFVLHPAELEASIVMGALGAPFFILIARQSSKVAS, from the coding sequence GTGCTGCTGTGTACCGCGGTGGTGGCTGTGGCCAGCGTGAGTGTGGGATCGGTGGCCATCGCCCCGTCCCAGATTCTTGCGGCCTTCGCCCACCACGATCCCCAGAATTACAACCACACAGTGGTCACGGACATGCGCATCCCACGCACACTCATTGCGTTGCTCGTGGGCGCCACTCTCGGGGTGGCTGGGGCGGTCATGCAGGCAGTGACACGCAACCCCTTGGCCGACCCTTTTGTGTTGGGGGTGTCTTCCGGGGCGGGCTGCGGAATCACCGCCGCGGTGTTTTTCTTCGGGGCTGAAAGCCCGCAGCAATTTACCCTCATGGCGATTCTTGGTGCGCTCGGCTCGGGGCTGCTTGTCATCCTCATCGGACAGGGCACGCGTGGGAACTCCTCGCCGGTGCGCCTCGTGCTTGCGGGCATGATTGGCGGAACCGTGATGAGCACGTGGACATCGATCATGGTTTTTAGTGATGAGCGCACCCGCGAAACGGTGCGCTACATCATGGTTGGTGGTGTCGGCGGGCGCCGCATTCAGGATTTTCCGCTGGCGATCGCGCTGTGCGTGGTGGGCATCGTGGCGTGCTGTGTCTTGGCGCGCAGCGTGGGGATGCTGGCGATGGGTGAGGATGTGGCTTCTGCTGCAGGGGTGCACACTGCTCGTACCCGATTGATTGCTTCCTTCGTGGTGGTGATGATGGCCGGTGCGAGTGTCGCGATCTGCGGGCCCATTGGTTTTGTCGGATTTGCTGTTCCCCACATCGTTCGCCCCCTCGTGCAGGGCTCGGTGGAATGGGGAATTGTGCTCTCGGCTGGTGTGGGGGCTTGCCTGCTTGTCGCTGCCGATATCGTGGGTCGTTTCGTGCTCCATCCCGCTGAGCTAGAGGCCAGCATCGTCATGGGTGCACTGGGTGCCCCCTTCTTCATTCTGATCGCTCGTCAATCATCGAAGGTGGCGTCGTGA
- a CDS encoding ABC transporter substrate-binding protein, translating into MAEQHSSLSRRHFLTSVGLGVAGLGAGSLLVACSDDSGVGSSAAGNADSGSTDDGKTRTFTDDAGREVTIPAHPQRLVSTKGITSLVALGITPVGIANMEIDLYPYPDVLEQLRKDDVTDLNERELNIEKVMSLQPDVIVAATPRDDDNRETLAAIAPTLVIDSGDERKHRWDDTLRFFARVMDKEDKAEELLDAYHERVEAFRKKHGEYLKDKTVSVLRIRNDNLIIYTKSSFAGGVLEDVGIRRPHNQDLDLAATKAATNGESIEAFPLSPERLKEADADIMFVVVQVHENPSEHDDKDKATLAHVEQVKNHPLWSQLEAVKNNQTFFVNAVWNGESVMEANSMLDDLDTHIGALDT; encoded by the coding sequence GTGGCAGAACAGCACAGCTCCTTGAGTCGTCGTCATTTCCTCACCTCTGTAGGGCTCGGTGTGGCCGGGCTCGGCGCAGGGTCACTACTCGTGGCCTGCTCGGATGATTCTGGGGTGGGCTCGTCTGCTGCAGGGAACGCCGATTCTGGTAGTACCGACGATGGAAAGACCCGCACCTTCACTGATGACGCCGGCCGGGAGGTCACCATTCCGGCGCATCCGCAGCGTTTGGTCTCCACTAAGGGCATAACCTCCCTGGTGGCGCTCGGTATCACCCCGGTGGGTATCGCCAATATGGAGATTGACCTGTATCCCTATCCGGATGTGCTGGAGCAGCTACGCAAGGATGATGTCACCGATCTCAACGAACGTGAGCTCAACATCGAAAAAGTCATGTCCCTACAGCCGGATGTGATCGTGGCAGCCACGCCGCGCGATGATGACAATCGCGAGACTCTTGCCGCAATTGCGCCCACCCTTGTGATTGACTCTGGCGATGAGCGCAAGCACCGCTGGGATGACACATTGCGCTTCTTTGCCCGGGTGATGGACAAAGAGGATAAAGCCGAGGAGCTTCTGGATGCCTACCACGAGCGGGTCGAGGCGTTCCGCAAGAAGCATGGAGAGTATCTCAAGGACAAGACGGTCTCGGTTCTGCGTATCCGCAATGACAATCTGATCATCTACACGAAGAGTTCTTTCGCCGGTGGGGTGTTGGAGGATGTGGGCATTCGGCGCCCACACAACCAAGATCTTGACCTTGCGGCCACCAAGGCGGCCACTAACGGCGAATCCATCGAGGCGTTCCCGCTGTCCCCAGAACGTTTGAAAGAGGCAGACGCCGACATCATGTTTGTCGTGGTGCAGGTGCACGAGAACCCCTCGGAGCATGACGACAAAGACAAAGCCACCTTGGCGCATGTGGAGCAGGTGAAGAACCACCCCTTGTGGAGCCAGCTAGAAGCAGTGAAGAACAACCAAACCTTCTTTGTTAACGCGGTGTGGAATGGTGAGTCCGTGATGGAAGCGAACTCCATGCTGGACGATCTTGACACCCACATTGGTGCGCTCGACACGTAG